The Neisseria yangbaofengii genome contains a region encoding:
- the dsbD gene encoding protein-disulfide reductase DsbD: MKKLFYFILAFLALFDTAFAEPVDASKLLPPEQAFRPQINVTEQGINVQFQIAEGYYLYQSKIIADTDPAGVLSDTPQFGPGEEKEDEFFGKQTVYHHAAQVNWPYQQAFGQYKLTLGYQGCAEAGVCYPPVNTVFDINGNGLYEPQGDDTPVSAKERFTRPDAKSSDSLKSAPAQSGGGRFKLSRDTLNANLLAFFLAGLGLSFTACMYPLLPIVSSIVVGDKNATKGRAFALSMVYVQGLALTYTLVGVFAGLTGSLLTVWLQQPWVVLTAAAVMVLLALSMFGFFNIQLPSSVQSYFQNQSNKLSGGRMASVFVMGMLSALIVGPCVAPPLAFALGYIGQTGDAVLGGLALYALALGTGVPLIIIGTFGGHIMPRAGDWMNGIKSAFGFILLAVAVYLATPYLPYALVALLYTLLLLVPAVWLLVCAGKQTGRLKSVAMVPGFLLLIGGAWFGWQSYQRQTTALHHFLTLTPPSEAGQSGGHGIMFTDAAELKAAMDAALKTDPSKPVLLDFYADWCVSCKEMAAYTLNQPQVHEAVDMQRFFQIDVTANTAGHQALLKEYGLFGPPGVFVIRADGTHSEALLGFVKPDAFIEWYRQNEK; this comes from the coding sequence ATGAAAAAACTCTTTTATTTTATCTTGGCCTTTCTCGCCTTGTTTGACACAGCTTTTGCCGAGCCGGTTGATGCGTCGAAACTTTTGCCGCCCGAGCAGGCGTTCCGCCCGCAGATTAATGTCACCGAGCAAGGTATCAATGTGCAATTTCAGATTGCCGAAGGTTATTACCTTTACCAATCCAAAATCATTGCCGATACCGATCCTGCCGGCGTGTTGAGCGATACGCCGCAATTTGGCCCGGGTGAAGAAAAAGAAGACGAATTTTTCGGCAAGCAAACCGTGTACCACCACGCGGCGCAAGTGAATTGGCCTTATCAACAAGCTTTCGGCCAATATAAACTAACCTTGGGCTATCAAGGTTGCGCTGAAGCCGGCGTGTGCTATCCGCCGGTAAATACGGTGTTCGACATCAACGGCAACGGCCTGTATGAGCCGCAAGGCGATGATACGCCGGTGTCGGCGAAAGAACGCTTCACCCGACCCGATGCCAAATCTTCAGACAGTCTGAAATCTGCACCTGCCCAAAGCGGCGGGGGTCGTTTCAAATTGTCTCGAGATACTTTGAACGCCAATCTTTTGGCGTTTTTTCTCGCCGGTTTGGGCCTGAGCTTTACCGCTTGTATGTATCCGCTGCTGCCGATTGTGTCGAGCATTGTCGTCGGCGATAAAAATGCCACTAAGGGGCGGGCGTTTGCCTTGTCGATGGTGTATGTACAAGGTTTGGCGCTCACTTATACTTTGGTCGGTGTGTTTGCCGGTCTGACCGGTTCGCTGTTGACCGTGTGGCTGCAACAGCCTTGGGTAGTATTAACTGCTGCGGCGGTTATGGTGTTGTTGGCTTTATCGATGTTTGGTTTCTTCAATATCCAATTGCCAAGCTCGGTGCAGTCGTATTTTCAAAACCAAAGCAACAAGCTTTCCGGCGGCCGCATGGCTTCGGTGTTTGTGATGGGTATGCTGTCTGCGTTGATTGTCGGCCCTTGTGTAGCGCCGCCTTTGGCCTTTGCTTTGGGCTATATCGGCCAAACCGGTGATGCGGTATTGGGCGGTTTGGCATTGTATGCCTTGGCTTTGGGTACGGGCGTACCGCTGATTATCATCGGTACTTTCGGCGGCCACATCATGCCGCGCGCAGGCGATTGGATGAACGGCATCAAATCCGCGTTCGGCTTTATCCTACTGGCGGTGGCGGTGTATCTGGCTACGCCTTACCTGCCTTACGCACTGGTGGCGTTGCTTTATACTTTATTGCTTTTGGTACCCGCGGTGTGGTTGTTGGTATGTGCCGGTAAACAGACAGGCCGTCTGAAAAGCGTGGCAATGGTGCCGGGCTTTTTGCTGCTGATTGGCGGCGCATGGTTCGGCTGGCAAAGCTACCAACGCCAAACCACTGCCCTGCATCATTTCTTAACCCTAACCCCGCCGTCCGAAGCCGGACAAAGCGGCGGCCACGGCATTATGTTTACCGATGCGGCCGAACTCAAGGCCGCGATGGATGCCGCTTTAAAAACCGATCCGTCGAAACCGGTCTTGCTTGATTTCTATGCCGATTGGTGCGTTTCCTGCAAAGAAATGGCAGCCTACACGCTCAACCAGCCTCAGGTTCACGAAGCGGTGGATATGCAGCGCTTTTTCCAAATCGATGTCACCGCCAACACTGCCGGTCATCAAGCCTTGTTGAAAGAATACGGCTTATTCGGGCCTCCGGGTGTGTTTGTGATTCGTGCGGACGGTACGCATAGCGAAGCTTTATTGGGTTTTGTGAAACCGGATGCGTTTATCGAATGGTATCGGCAAAACGAAAAATAA
- the folE2 gene encoding GTP cyclohydrolase FolE2: MNAIADVQSTRDLRNLPINQVGIKDLRFPITLRTAEGEQATVARLTMTVYLPADQKGTHMSRFVALMEKQTEALGFERLQQLTREMVELLDSHSGKISVGFPFFRKKTAPVSGIQSLLDYDVTLTGEIKSGAYSHNLKVMVPVTSLCPCSKEISQYGAHNQRSHVTVSLVANADVGIEEVIDCVEAQASCQLYGLLKRPDEKFVTEQAYENPKFVEDMVRDVATSLIADARVESFVVESENFESIHNHSAYAVIAYP, encoded by the coding sequence ATGAACGCCATCGCAGACGTGCAATCAACCCGCGATTTACGCAACCTGCCGATTAACCAAGTCGGAATTAAAGATTTACGTTTCCCGATTACCTTACGAACCGCCGAAGGCGAACAGGCCACCGTTGCCCGTCTGACCATGACGGTGTATCTGCCTGCCGACCAGAAAGGCACGCACATGTCGCGCTTTGTTGCGTTGATGGAAAAGCAAACCGAAGCCTTGGGCTTCGAGCGTTTGCAGCAACTCACGCGCGAAATGGTTGAATTGCTGGATTCGCATTCCGGCAAAATCAGTGTGGGCTTTCCTTTTTTCCGCAAGAAAACTGCTCCGGTGTCCGGCATTCAGTCGCTGCTTGATTATGATGTTACCTTGACCGGTGAAATCAAAAGCGGTGCATACAGCCACAACCTGAAAGTGATGGTGCCGGTGACTTCGCTTTGTCCGTGTTCCAAAGAGATTTCGCAATACGGCGCACACAATCAACGTTCGCATGTTACCGTATCGCTGGTAGCCAATGCCGATGTGGGGATTGAAGAGGTCATCGACTGCGTGGAAGCGCAAGCAAGCTGCCAACTCTACGGCCTGCTCAAACGCCCTGATGAAAAATTCGTGACCGAGCAAGCGTATGAAAATCCGAAATTTGTGGAAGACATGGTGCGCGATGTGGCCACTTCTCTGATTGCCGATGCCCGCGTGGAAAGCTTTGTGGTGGAAAGTGAAAACTTTGAATCGATTCACAACCATTCGGCTTATGCGGTGATTGCTTATCCTTAA
- a CDS encoding trans-sulfuration enzyme family protein produces the protein MKFATKAIHSSYDCDEHQRALMPPVYQNSMFATREIGEQTPYRYSRLSNPTRKILEDTVADLEHAAAGFAFSSGMAGIDAVWRTFLKPGDTIIAVADIYGGAYDLLNDVYAPWGVNVVLADLSDPDNLDALLAEHANVKMLWLETPSNPLLRLVDIPALAAKAKAAGALVGIDNTFATPYLQRPLDMGCDIVFHSATKYLCGHSDVLMGVAVVKTKELAKPLHTMMVNSGAVASPFDCWLVLRGIKTLALRMKAHCENALEIAKRMENHPAVEKVFYPGLPSHEHYELAKTQMPEGIGGVVTVYLKNDTKQAANSVIQNMDLIKMASSLGGVESLVNHCYSQSHSGVPHNVKMEMGIRVGLLRFSIGIEDVDDIWQDISKALDTAL, from the coding sequence ATGAAATTTGCCACCAAAGCGATTCATTCCAGCTATGATTGCGACGAACACCAGCGCGCGCTGATGCCGCCGGTTTACCAAAACAGTATGTTTGCCACCCGTGAAATCGGCGAACAAACCCCTTACCGTTATTCGCGCTTGAGCAATCCCACGCGCAAAATTTTGGAAGATACGGTCGCCGATTTGGAACACGCCGCAGCCGGTTTTGCTTTTTCCAGCGGCATGGCTGGCATTGATGCCGTGTGGCGCACATTTTTGAAACCGGGCGACACAATCATTGCCGTGGCCGATATCTACGGCGGCGCCTATGATTTGTTGAATGATGTGTATGCGCCATGGGGCGTGAACGTGGTATTAGCCGATTTGAGCGATCCCGATAATCTCGATGCGCTGTTGGCCGAACACGCCAACGTCAAAATGCTTTGGCTCGAAACGCCTTCAAACCCATTATTACGCTTGGTGGATATTCCGGCTTTAGCCGCCAAAGCCAAGGCAGCCGGTGCGCTGGTCGGCATAGACAATACTTTTGCCACGCCGTATCTGCAACGCCCGCTGGATATGGGTTGCGACATTGTGTTCCACTCCGCCACCAAATATTTGTGCGGCCATTCCGATGTGTTGATGGGCGTGGCGGTGGTGAAAACCAAAGAATTGGCCAAGCCTTTGCACACCATGATGGTCAACAGCGGCGCAGTGGCCAGCCCGTTCGACTGCTGGCTGGTGTTACGCGGCATCAAAACCTTGGCCTTGCGTATGAAAGCCCACTGCGAAAACGCCTTGGAAATCGCCAAACGCATGGAAAATCATCCGGCGGTGGAAAAAGTTTTTTATCCGGGCTTACCGTCGCATGAACATTACGAATTGGCCAAAACGCAAATGCCCGAAGGCATCGGCGGCGTGGTCACGGTTTATCTGAAAAACGACACCAAGCAAGCAGCCAACAGCGTGATTCAAAACATGGATTTGATCAAAATGGCATCCAGCTTGGGCGGCGTAGAAAGCTTGGTCAATCATTGCTATTCACAATCACACAGCGGCGTGCCGCACAATGTGAAAATGGAAATGGGCATCAGGGTCGGTTTGCTGCGTTTTTCCATCGGCATTGAAGACGTGGACGACATTTGGCAGGATATTTCCAAAGCTTTGGATACGGCTTTGTGA
- a CDS encoding ferredoxin--NADP reductase, whose amino-acid sequence MAAAPEAKFTEEKVLWVKHHTPKLMTFAITRPEAYRFSAGQFSRLGFRDGEGFIWRAYSVVSAEYADTLEYFAVLIEDGPMSARLAKMQANDEILLDKTATGFLLPERFPDGKDLVMLSTGSGIAPFLSIIEQPEIWQRFERLVLVHSVSYADELIFSRRLADLKDHPLIGEYFHKLVFVPVTTRETTENTLSNQRIPALLLEGGLEKHIGFTFNKADTRFMVCGNPAMVKDTFQALMDLGYAMHRNREPGQIMMENGF is encoded by the coding sequence ATGGCCGCCGCACCTGAAGCCAAGTTCACCGAAGAAAAAGTGTTATGGGTGAAACACCACACACCCAAACTGATGACATTCGCCATCACGCGCCCCGAAGCCTACCGCTTTTCCGCCGGCCAGTTTTCGCGCTTGGGTTTCCGCGACGGCGAAGGCTTTATCTGGCGTGCCTATTCGGTGGTATCGGCCGAATATGCCGATACTTTGGAATATTTTGCCGTGTTGATTGAAGACGGACCGATGTCGGCCAGATTGGCAAAAATGCAGGCAAACGATGAAATCCTGCTGGATAAAACCGCTACCGGTTTCCTGTTGCCCGAACGTTTTCCAGACGGCAAAGATTTGGTGATGCTCTCTACCGGCTCGGGCATTGCGCCGTTTCTATCCATCATCGAGCAACCGGAAATTTGGCAACGCTTCGAGCGGTTGGTGCTGGTGCATTCCGTGTCATATGCCGATGAATTGATTTTCAGCCGACGCTTGGCCGATTTGAAAGATCATCCGCTGATTGGAGAGTATTTCCACAAATTGGTTTTCGTGCCCGTAACCACGCGCGAAACCACCGAAAACACCTTGTCCAACCAACGCATTCCGGCTTTGCTGCTGGAAGGCGGTTTGGAAAAACACATCGGTTTTACGTTTAACAAAGCCGATACGCGCTTCATGGTGTGCGGCAATCCGGCAATGGTAAAAGACACCTTCCAAGCCTTGATGGACTTGGGCTATGCCATGCACCGTAACCGCGAACCCGGCCAAATTATGATGGAAAACGGGTTTTGA
- the hpnC gene encoding squalene synthase HpnC — translation MSVNHYENFPVGSIILPRRLRKPIHAVYAFARTADDIADEGNSSDESRLHDLTELEHELDRIQKGETPQTALMQRLNNEAITPFKMPLGPFYDLLCAFKQDVVKKRYQTFGELIDYCRRSANPVGRILLHLYGEHDPVSIARSDGICTALQLINFWQDVAVDWQKGRIYIPQDDLERFKVTEQQIAEGKADFAFQRLMAHECGRAFSMLKGGSPLGKTLKGRIGFELRMIIIGGQLILQKLDGIEYDVFNERPVLDKKDWMIIVKRALQKK, via the coding sequence ATGTCTGTCAACCACTACGAAAATTTCCCCGTCGGCTCCATTATTTTGCCGCGCCGTCTGCGCAAGCCCATTCACGCCGTGTATGCTTTTGCCCGCACTGCTGACGACATTGCCGATGAAGGCAATTCAAGCGATGAAAGCCGTTTGCACGATTTGACCGAATTGGAACACGAGTTAGACCGCATCCAAAAGGGTGAAACGCCGCAAACCGCGCTGATGCAGCGGCTCAATAATGAAGCGATTACACCTTTTAAAATGCCGCTTGGGCCGTTTTACGATTTGCTTTGCGCGTTTAAGCAAGACGTGGTGAAAAAACGCTATCAAACCTTTGGCGAATTGATTGATTACTGCCGCCGCTCGGCCAATCCCGTCGGGCGCATACTATTGCATCTCTACGGCGAACATGATCCGGTAAGCATTGCCCGTAGCGACGGCATCTGCACCGCTTTGCAACTGATCAACTTTTGGCAGGATGTCGCCGTCGATTGGCAAAAAGGGCGTATCTATATTCCGCAAGATGATTTGGAGCGCTTCAAAGTCACGGAGCAGCAAATTGCCGAAGGTAAAGCCGATTTCGCCTTCCAACGCTTGATGGCACACGAATGCGGACGCGCATTCAGCATGCTCAAAGGCGGCTCGCCCTTGGGCAAAACACTCAAAGGCCGCATCGGTTTTGAGCTACGCATGATTATTATCGGCGGGCAGTTGATTTTGCAAAAGCTCGACGGTATTGAATACGATGTGTTTAACGAGCGTCCGGTGTTGGACAAAAAAGACTGGATGATTATCGTCAAACGGGCGTTGCAGAAAAAGTAA
- the alaS gene encoding alanine--tRNA ligase: protein MKTSELRQKFLKYFEQHQHQIVRSSSLVPHDDPTLLFTNAGMNQFKDVFLGFDKRPYNRATTAQKCVRAGGKHNDLENVGYTARHHTFFEMMGNFSFGDYFKRDAIHFAWGFLTGKEWLNLPKEKLLATVYAEDDEAYNIWLNEIGMPADRIVRIGDNKGGHYASDNFWQMGDTGPCGPCSEIFYDHGEEIWGGIPGSPEEDGDRWIEIWNCVFMQYNRDEQGNMNPLPKPSVDTGMGLERMAAVMQGVHSNYEIDLFQGLLKAVARETGAAFSMDEPSLKVIADHIRSCSFLIADGVLPGNEGRGYVLRRIIRRAVRHGYKLGQNQPFFHKLVPDLVKEMGDAYPELKEKQAQIEEALKNEESRFAQTLETGMALLENALAKDSKKLDGEIIFKLYDTYGFPYDLTADICRERNIELDEAGFEREMEAQRNRARAAQSFKANTQLGYEGKDTEFKGYTERQTEACVLALYKDGEAVNELAEGESGAVVIDFTPFYAESGGQIGDVGYIFAGENRFEVRDTQKIKAAVFGQFGVQVAGRLKVGDAVTAKIDNDIRNANMRNHSATHLMHKALRDVLGSHVEQKGSLVTAESTRFDISHPQAVTAEEIAEVERRVNEAILANVAVEAAIMSMEDAQKTGAMMLFGEKYGDEVRVLKMGDFSTELCGGTHVSRTGDIGLFKIISEGGIAAGVRRVEAITGLNALKWAQNQERLIKDVIGEVKAQTEKDVLAKIQANAAQSKTLEKDLAKAKAELAVYAGAKLLENAKDLGAAKLVAAQIEADAGALREIVTDLTGKSDQAVVLLAAVNGEKVSLCAGVSKPLMAKVKAGDLVKFAAEQIGGKGGGRPDLAQAGGSDAAKLPQALASIEAWVNEKLA, encoded by the coding sequence ATGAAAACTTCTGAATTACGTCAAAAATTCCTGAAATATTTCGAACAACACCAACACCAAATCGTCCGCTCCTCTTCGCTGGTGCCGCATGACGACCCGACCCTGCTGTTTACCAATGCCGGCATGAACCAATTTAAAGACGTGTTCTTAGGCTTTGACAAACGCCCGTACAACCGTGCCACCACCGCCCAAAAATGCGTACGTGCCGGCGGTAAACACAACGACTTGGAAAACGTCGGCTACACCGCCCGCCACCATACCTTTTTTGAAATGATGGGCAATTTCTCGTTCGGCGATTATTTCAAACGTGATGCAATCCACTTCGCATGGGGTTTTCTGACCGGCAAAGAATGGCTCAACCTGCCGAAAGAAAAACTGCTGGCAACGGTTTACGCTGAAGACGATGAAGCCTACAACATCTGGCTCAACGAAATCGGTATGCCCGCCGACCGCATTGTCCGTATCGGCGACAACAAAGGCGGCCATTATGCGTCCGACAACTTCTGGCAAATGGGCGACACCGGCCCTTGCGGCCCGTGTTCCGAAATTTTCTACGACCACGGCGAAGAAATTTGGGGCGGCATTCCCGGCAGTCCGGAAGAAGACGGCGACCGCTGGATCGAAATCTGGAACTGCGTATTTATGCAGTATAACCGGGATGAGCAGGGCAACATGAATCCGTTGCCGAAACCGTCCGTCGATACCGGCATGGGCTTGGAGCGCATGGCGGCAGTGATGCAGGGCGTACACAGCAACTACGAAATCGACCTGTTCCAAGGCCTGCTCAAAGCCGTGGCACGGGAAACCGGCGCTGCATTCAGCATGGACGAGCCGAGCCTGAAAGTGATTGCCGACCATATCCGTTCCTGCTCTTTCCTGATTGCCGACGGCGTATTGCCGGGCAACGAAGGCCGGGGTTATGTATTGCGCCGCATTATCCGCCGTGCCGTGCGCCACGGTTACAAACTTGGTCAAAACCAGCCGTTTTTCCACAAACTGGTGCCGGATTTGGTTAAAGAAATGGGCGATGCCTATCCTGAATTGAAAGAAAAACAGGCGCAAATCGAAGAAGCCCTGAAAAACGAAGAAAGCCGCTTTGCCCAAACTTTGGAAACCGGCATGGCTTTGCTGGAAAACGCTTTGGCAAAAGACAGCAAAAAACTTGACGGCGAAATCATCTTCAAGCTCTACGATACCTACGGTTTTCCATACGACTTAACCGCCGATATCTGCCGTGAACGCAACATTGAGCTGGACGAAGCAGGCTTCGAGCGGGAAATGGAAGCCCAGCGCAACCGTGCCCGTGCCGCCCAAAGTTTCAAAGCCAACACCCAGTTGGGCTACGAAGGCAAAGACACTGAATTTAAAGGCTATACCGAACGCCAAACCGAGGCTTGCGTATTGGCGCTCTATAAAGACGGCGAAGCGGTAAACGAGTTGGCAGAAGGCGAAAGCGGCGCAGTGGTGATTGATTTCACACCGTTTTACGCCGAATCGGGCGGCCAAATCGGTGATGTCGGCTATATTTTTGCCGGAGAAAACCGCTTTGAAGTGCGTGATACGCAGAAAATCAAAGCCGCAGTGTTCGGCCAGTTCGGCGTGCAGGTTGCAGGCCGTCTGAAAGTCGGTGATGCCGTTACCGCCAAAATCGACAACGATATCCGCAACGCCAATATGCGCAACCACAGCGCCACCCACTTGATGCACAAAGCTCTGCGTGATGTATTGGGCAGCCATGTCGAGCAAAAAGGCTCGCTGGTTACCGCTGAATCGACCCGTTTCGATATTTCCCACCCGCAGGCGGTAACTGCCGAAGAAATCGCCGAAGTGGAACGCCGTGTCAATGAAGCGATTTTGGCAAACGTGGCCGTGGAAGCCGCCATTATGAGCATGGAAGATGCCCAAAAAACCGGCGCAATGATGCTGTTCGGCGAAAAATACGGCGACGAAGTGCGTGTCTTGAAAATGGGTGATTTTTCAACCGAATTGTGCGGCGGTACCCACGTTTCCCGTACCGGCGACATCGGTCTGTTCAAAATCATTTCCGAAGGCGGCATTGCCGCAGGCGTGCGCCGTGTCGAAGCGATTACCGGCCTGAATGCTCTGAAATGGGCGCAAAACCAAGAGCGGCTGATTAAAGACGTGATCGGCGAAGTCAAAGCGCAAACCGAAAAAGACGTGTTGGCAAAAATCCAAGCCAATGCCGCTCAAAGCAAAACTTTGGAAAAAGATTTGGCAAAAGCCAAAGCCGAATTGGCGGTTTATGCCGGTGCCAAACTGCTGGAAAACGCCAAAGACTTGGGCGCAGCCAAACTGGTTGCCGCCCAAATCGAAGCCGATGCGGGTGCATTGCGTGAAATCGTCACCGATTTGACCGGAAAATCCGACCAAGCCGTGGTTTTACTGGCAGCGGTCAACGGCGAAAAAGTATCGTTGTGCGCCGGTGTATCCAAACCGCTGATGGCAAAAGTCAAAGCGGGCGATTTGGTGAAATTTGCTGCCGAACAAATCGGCGGCAAAGGCGGCGGCCGTCCGGACTTGGCGCAGGCAGGCGGCAGCGATGCGGCGAAATTACCGCAAGCCTTGGCAAGTATCGAAGCTTGGGTAAACGAAAAATTGGCTTAA
- the aspA gene encoding aspartate ammonia-lyase, with amino-acid sequence MAYRVEYDLLGEREIPSDVYWGIHTLRALENFQISSQKVADMPHFVRSLVQVKKAAAQANGELGALSAEVANAIDKACDEILVNGRCMDQFPTDVFQGGAGTSVNMNTCEVIANLALEQLGQEKGNYEAVNPIDDVNASQSANDVYPTAFRLAVYYSVGDFLKNLTVLKDSFAQKADEFKDVLKLARTQLQDAVPMTLGQEFKSFQVLLDEEIVNLERTRQLLLEVNLGATAIGTGVNTPEGYADLAVKKLAAISGLDVKLTENLIEATSDCGAYVMVHSAVKRTAVKVSKICNDLRLLSSGPRAGFGEINLPEMQAGSSITPAKVNPVIPEMVSQVCFKVMGNDTTITFASEAGQLQLNVMEPVIAQCMLESISLLDNACTGLAEKCVKGITANREVCESYVFNSIGLITFLNPYIGHENGGYIGKICAATGQSVRDVILDLGLMEAADLDRILSRENMLNAQLNK; translated from the coding sequence ATGGCTTATCGTGTTGAATATGATTTATTGGGCGAACGTGAGATTCCGAGCGATGTGTATTGGGGCATCCACACCTTGCGCGCTTTGGAAAACTTCCAGATTTCTTCGCAAAAAGTAGCGGACATGCCGCATTTTGTGCGCAGTTTGGTGCAGGTGAAAAAAGCGGCGGCACAGGCCAATGGCGAATTGGGCGCGTTGTCGGCGGAAGTGGCGAACGCGATTGATAAGGCTTGTGATGAAATTTTGGTAAACGGTCGCTGCATGGATCAGTTCCCGACCGATGTATTCCAAGGCGGTGCGGGTACTTCCGTCAACATGAATACCTGTGAAGTGATTGCCAACTTGGCTTTGGAGCAATTGGGGCAGGAAAAGGGCAATTATGAAGCCGTGAACCCGATTGACGATGTGAACGCCAGCCAATCAGCCAACGATGTTTATCCGACTGCTTTCCGCTTGGCGGTGTATTACAGCGTGGGTGATTTCTTGAAAAACCTGACTGTGTTGAAAGATTCGTTTGCGCAAAAAGCGGATGAATTTAAAGATGTATTGAAATTGGCGCGTACGCAGTTGCAAGATGCGGTGCCGATGACTTTGGGGCAGGAATTTAAATCGTTCCAAGTATTGTTGGACGAAGAAATCGTCAATTTGGAGCGCACACGCCAATTGTTGTTGGAAGTGAACTTGGGTGCTACCGCCATCGGCACGGGCGTGAATACGCCGGAAGGCTATGCTGATTTAGCGGTGAAAAAATTGGCAGCCATCAGCGGCTTGGATGTGAAGCTGACGGAAAACCTGATCGAAGCAACGTCCGACTGCGGCGCGTATGTGATGGTACACAGCGCGGTAAAACGCACGGCGGTGAAAGTATCGAAAATCTGTAACGACTTGCGTTTGCTGTCATCCGGTCCGCGCGCCGGCTTCGGTGAAATTAATTTGCCGGAAATGCAGGCAGGCTCTTCAATTACGCCGGCTAAAGTAAATCCGGTGATTCCGGAAATGGTCAGCCAAGTCTGCTTCAAAGTAATGGGCAACGATACCACGATTACCTTCGCTTCTGAAGCAGGTCAATTGCAATTGAACGTAATGGAGCCGGTGATTGCGCAATGTATGTTGGAATCGATTTCGTTATTGGACAATGCTTGCACAGGCTTGGCAGAAAAATGCGTGAAAGGCATTACGGCTAATCGCGAAGTATGCGAGAGCTATGTGTTCAATTCAATTGGTTTGATTACCTTCCTGAATCCTTACATCGGCCATGAAAACGGTGGTTACATCGGTAAAATCTGTGCGGCCACCGGCCAAAGCGTGCGTGATGTGATTTTGGATTTAGGCTTGATGGAAGCTGCGGATTTGGATCGCATTCTGTCGCGTGAAAACATGTTGAATGCGCAATTGAATAAATAA
- a CDS encoding pyridoxal phosphate-dependent aminotransferase: MDRFPKSSKLDHVCYDIRGPVHKEALRLEEEGHKILKLNIGNPAPFGFEAPDEILVDVIRNLPTSQGYCDSKGLYSARKAIVHYYQTKGLRDITVNDVFIGNGVSELITMSMQALLNDGDEILIPAPDYPLWTAAATLAGGNVRHYLCDEEKDWFPDLADMEAKISPKTKAIVVINPNNPTGAVYSKEILLEIAELARKHGLIIFADEIYDKILYDGAVHHHIAALAPDLLTVTFNGLSKAYRVAGFRQGWMVLNGPKQHAQGYIEGLEMLASMRLCATTPMQHAIQTALGGYQSINEFILPGGRLLEQRNKAYELANQIPGITCVKPMGAMYMFPKIDTEMYNIHDDMKFVYDLLVQEKVLFVQGSGFNWIKPDHFRIVTLPYVHQIEEAMAKLERFLKNYRQ; this comes from the coding sequence ATGGATCGCTTCCCCAAATCATCAAAACTGGATCATGTCTGCTACGATATCCGCGGGCCGGTACACAAAGAAGCCCTGCGCCTGGAAGAAGAAGGCCACAAAATTCTGAAGCTGAACATCGGCAACCCCGCACCTTTCGGCTTTGAAGCGCCGGATGAAATTTTGGTAGACGTTATCCGTAATCTGCCGACTTCACAGGGCTATTGCGATTCCAAGGGCCTTTATTCTGCGCGTAAGGCCATTGTGCATTACTACCAAACCAAGGGCTTGCGTGACATTACCGTGAATGATGTGTTTATCGGCAACGGCGTATCCGAGCTGATTACCATGTCTATGCAGGCATTGCTCAATGACGGCGATGAAATCCTGATTCCGGCGCCGGATTATCCTTTATGGACGGCAGCCGCCACGCTGGCCGGTGGTAATGTGCGCCATTATTTGTGCGACGAGGAAAAAGACTGGTTTCCGGATTTGGCCGATATGGAAGCCAAAATTTCGCCGAAAACCAAAGCCATTGTAGTGATTAACCCGAATAACCCGACCGGCGCGGTGTACAGCAAAGAAATCCTGCTGGAAATCGCCGAATTGGCACGCAAACACGGCCTGATTATTTTTGCTGATGAGATTTACGACAAAATTTTGTACGATGGTGCCGTGCATCACCACATTGCCGCCCTCGCCCCCGACTTGCTGACCGTCACCTTTAACGGTTTGTCAAAAGCTTATCGCGTAGCCGGTTTCCGTCAAGGTTGGATGGTGCTCAATGGGCCGAAACAACACGCTCAAGGCTATATTGAAGGCTTGGAAATGCTTGCCTCTATGCGCTTGTGTGCTACCACGCCTATGCAACACGCGATTCAGACGGCCTTAGGCGGCTATCAGAGCATCAACGAATTTATTTTGCCTGGCGGTCGCTTGCTGGAGCAGCGCAACAAAGCTTACGAACTGGCGAACCAAATTCCCGGTATTACCTGCGTGAAGCCGATGGGTGCGATGTATATGTTCCCGAAAATCGATACTGAAATGTACAACATCCATGATGACATGAAATTCGTTTACGATTTGTTGGTGCAGGAAAAAGTCTTGTTTGTGCAAGGCTCGGGATTCAACTGGATCAAGCCCGACCACTTCCGCATCGTGACCCTGCCTTATGTGCATCAAATCGAAGAAGCGATGGCGAAATTGGAACGCTTCTTGAAAAATTATCGTCAATAA